The Akkermansia sp. N21116 genome includes a region encoding these proteins:
- a CDS encoding DUF2075 domain-containing protein, with translation MRHYYHNTITAFLNQPLDAIWLQLTAVGRGDLLNTQKQAWAEQIKILKTHLTGFTGDIFFEYSIPRMGKRIDAVLLIDGIVFVVEFKVGSEEFTGADINQVWDYALDLKYFHEESHHLPIIPILVSTNAKENDILLFQYDDQIVRPILSNGDNIATIIRQSQLVFPPTYIDNYLWSISRYAPTPTIIEAAQALYKNHSVKDISRSDADNLTDTSDYIFKVIERAKAEHNKVICFVTGVPGAGKTLVGLNISTQSASKEGVNAVYLSGNGPLVKILVEALTRDKIRQLKEKGEKCTKKEVEQEVKSFIQNVHHFRDACLEGTIIKNGEIVADLEYFRSEKNRDKSYAPIDHIAIFDEAQRAWTKDMTADFMRRKKNRLGFPYSEPEFLISCMDRHKDWALIVCLVGGGQEINTGEAGISEWIASINNHFKDWHVHISSRLTDKEYAEGESLNLLADHPNVYITDELHLAVSLRSFRAEKLSLFVHQLLDMDKEGASETLKELTKYPIVLTRDVKKAKRWIKERARGNERYGIIVSSQAYRLRPLAIDVRVKPDPVHWFLSDREDIRSSYCMEDVVTEFDIQGLELDYTCVVWDGDFRFKHGDWGTYSFVGNKWQNIKKEDRKMYLKNAYRVLLTRARQGMVIVVPHGDLEDHTRKPEYYDSTYKYLKSIGLEEI, from the coding sequence ATGCGTCACTACTACCACAATACAATAACAGCATTCCTTAATCAACCGCTTGATGCGATTTGGTTACAATTGACTGCTGTTGGGCGTGGAGATTTGCTCAATACTCAAAAGCAAGCCTGGGCGGAGCAGATAAAAATACTTAAAACGCATCTTACCGGATTCACAGGTGATATATTCTTTGAATATTCAATTCCTCGTATGGGGAAACGTATCGACGCCGTGCTGCTGATTGATGGGATTGTGTTTGTGGTGGAATTTAAGGTTGGATCCGAGGAGTTTACTGGGGCAGATATTAATCAGGTTTGGGACTATGCACTCGATTTGAAATACTTTCACGAGGAGAGTCATCACCTACCAATTATTCCGATTCTTGTTTCTACAAATGCTAAGGAGAACGATATTTTACTCTTTCAGTATGATGACCAAATAGTACGTCCAATATTGAGTAATGGCGACAATATAGCAACCATTATTCGACAGTCGCAATTGGTTTTCCCTCCGACATACATAGACAACTATTTGTGGAGTATTAGTCGTTATGCACCAACGCCAACAATTATTGAGGCAGCACAGGCTCTCTATAAAAACCACTCAGTGAAGGATATTTCACGCTCCGATGCAGATAATCTCACTGATACGAGTGATTATATTTTTAAGGTAATTGAGCGGGCTAAGGCCGAACATAATAAGGTTATATGCTTTGTTACGGGGGTGCCCGGAGCAGGCAAAACACTTGTTGGGCTCAACATATCGACTCAAAGTGCAAGTAAAGAGGGTGTAAATGCGGTCTATCTGTCGGGTAATGGCCCATTAGTGAAAATTTTGGTTGAGGCATTGACTCGTGATAAGATTCGTCAACTCAAAGAGAAAGGTGAGAAGTGTACAAAAAAAGAGGTAGAGCAAGAGGTAAAATCTTTTATTCAGAATGTCCACCACTTCCGTGATGCTTGTTTGGAGGGTACAATTATTAAGAATGGTGAGATTGTTGCCGATTTGGAGTATTTTCGGAGCGAGAAAAATAGAGATAAATCATACGCTCCGATTGACCACATAGCGATTTTCGATGAGGCGCAACGTGCTTGGACCAAAGATATGACGGCTGACTTTATGCGCCGTAAAAAGAATCGTCTGGGCTTCCCATATTCCGAGCCGGAGTTCTTGATTTCGTGTATGGATCGCCACAAAGATTGGGCGTTGATTGTTTGCCTTGTTGGTGGCGGTCAGGAGATCAACACAGGTGAGGCAGGTATTAGCGAGTGGATAGCATCAATAAATAATCACTTCAAAGATTGGCACGTGCATATCTCTTCACGTTTGACGGACAAAGAGTATGCGGAAGGCGAATCGTTGAATCTACTTGCTGATCATCCAAATGTATATATAACTGATGAACTACATCTAGCCGTTTCGCTACGCAGTTTTAGAGCCGAAAAGCTATCGCTGTTTGTACATCAGCTTTTGGATATGGACAAGGAGGGGGCTTCGGAGACACTCAAAGAGCTAACTAAATATCCGATAGTGTTGACACGTGATGTCAAAAAAGCCAAACGATGGATCAAGGAGCGTGCTCGAGGAAATGAACGTTATGGTATTATCGTTTCGTCACAGGCTTATCGTTTGCGGCCATTGGCAATTGATGTACGTGTGAAGCCTGATCCTGTGCACTGGTTCCTATCTGATAGAGAAGACATCCGTTCATCATATTGCATGGAAGATGTTGTAACGGAATTTGATATTCAAGGTTTGGAATTGGACTATACTTGTGTCGTATGGGACGGAGATTTTCGCTTTAAGCATGGTGATTGGGGGACATATTCATTTGTGGGTAACAAATGGCAAAATATTAAGAAAGAGGATCGCAAGATGTACCTAAAGAATGCCTATCGAGTTCTGCTGACTCGTGCTCGGCAAGGGATGGTTATCGTAGTGCCACATGGCGATCTGGAAGATCACACGCGCAAACCAGAATATTACGACTCGACGTATAAATACTTGAAATCAATAGGATTAGAAGAAATTTAA
- a CDS encoding zinc ribbon domain-containing protein — protein MKGQKYLNLFCQSCGMPMHSADQFGTDKDSSANRDYCCYCYKDGEFVQDCSMEGMIEHCIKYLDEFNASSGTQLSKDEAIAEMRKYFPRLKRWAK, from the coding sequence ATGAAGGGGCAGAAGTATTTGAATCTGTTCTGCCAGAGTTGCGGAATGCCCATGCATTCTGCCGACCAGTTCGGAACGGATAAAGACAGTTCCGCCAATCGGGACTATTGCTGCTATTGCTACAAAGACGGAGAGTTTGTGCAGGATTGTTCCATGGAAGGCATGATCGAACATTGCATCAAGTATCTTGATGAGTTTAACGCTTCCAGTGGTACTCAACTCTCAAAAGACGAGGCTATTGCTGAAATGAGAAAGTATTTTCCGCGGCTGAAAAGATGGGCAAAGTAA